Proteins encoded together in one Pseudoalteromonas xiamenensis window:
- the zntR gene encoding Zn(2+)-responsive transcriptional regulator has protein sequence MKIGELAKRLNISTDTLRYYENNGLISASARTGAGYRDYSDVQEHQLRFVLRAKAVGFSLSEIKELLKIRIDKQQYQCDEVKSITLAKLTLVQERIRELQCFERSLTVLAERCCGGAVPAEHCSILTTLEELDGHHS, from the coding sequence ATGAAAATAGGCGAACTGGCAAAACGTTTGAATATTTCAACGGACACCTTACGTTATTATGAAAACAATGGGTTGATTTCAGCAAGCGCAAGAACGGGTGCTGGATACCGTGATTACTCAGATGTACAAGAACATCAATTACGTTTTGTGCTCAGGGCCAAAGCGGTTGGATTTAGCTTGTCTGAAATAAAAGAATTACTAAAAATTCGAATTGATAAACAGCAATATCAATGTGATGAAGTGAAAAGTATTACGTTAGCTAAGCTAACGCTGGTACAGGAACGCATTCGCGAGCTGCAATGTTTTGAACGTAGCTTAACGGTGCTTGCCGAGCGGTGCTGTGGTGGTGCTGTGCCTGCTGAGCATTGCTCAATTTTAACGACGTTGGAGGAGTTAGATGGACATCATTCTTAA